A window of Rubricoccus marinus contains these coding sequences:
- the otsB gene encoding trehalose-phosphatase, producing the protein MIPHPNRPLLFLDYDGTLSPIVDDPAQARPHPDVPALLASLAERHRVVIVSGRGIAKLTHFLPGVRVQAVGLHGAEEGALGEEPAPSAALQAVAEPLAALKASVPALEGVMVEDKGATFAVHYRNARDEAAAHEALRAWASDVPEGLHAVWGKKVLELRPRDLSKGTAVVRIAAENPALTPVYIGDDTTDEDAFQALDASSGEREPVTVKVGEGETAARYRVPGVDDVVTYLRGFL; encoded by the coding sequence GTGATTCCCCATCCTAACCGACCGCTCCTGTTCCTCGACTACGACGGCACCCTCTCGCCCATCGTGGACGACCCGGCGCAGGCGCGGCCGCACCCCGATGTCCCCGCACTTCTGGCCTCGCTTGCCGAGCGGCACCGCGTCGTCATCGTCTCCGGGCGCGGGATTGCAAAGCTGACCCACTTCCTGCCCGGCGTGCGGGTCCAGGCCGTCGGGCTTCACGGCGCTGAAGAAGGCGCACTTGGCGAAGAGCCGGCGCCGAGCGCTGCGCTCCAAGCCGTTGCCGAGCCTCTGGCGGCGCTCAAGGCGTCCGTTCCCGCGCTGGAAGGCGTGATGGTGGAGGACAAAGGCGCCACGTTTGCCGTCCACTACCGCAACGCGCGCGACGAGGCGGCAGCGCACGAGGCGCTTCGCGCGTGGGCCTCAGACGTGCCCGAAGGGCTCCACGCCGTCTGGGGGAAAAAGGTGCTGGAGCTCCGCCCGCGCGATCTATCCAAAGGCACCGCCGTCGTCCGCATCGCGGCAGAGAACCCCGCCCTCACGCCCGTCTACATCGGCGACGACACGACCGACGAGGACGCGTTCCAAGCGCTCGACGCCTCTTCTGGCGAGAGAGAGCCCGTCACTGTCAAAGTCGGCGAGGGCGAGACGGCGGCGCGCTACCGCGTGCCCGGCGTGGACGACGTGGTGACCTACCTCCGCGGCTTCCTGTAA
- a CDS encoding NAD-dependent epimerase/dehydratase family protein, translating into MRTVFLTGGTGFVGSHVAEEFKRRGWSVRALVRSDPKWLTGLGVETVRGDLSDLHALAQAASGAEVVVHAAALTRAPTLDELREANVVGTLRLLDACASASKPPERVVIVSSLAAVGPSGARPLAEGDPLRPISNYGRSKAEMEERVAAHPLADRVTIVRPPAVYGPREADIYTVIKTAARQRLFPIVGDAHARTLDLVFVRDLARGIVDAAETPEAAGETFFLGGEAHSWNEIHREVTAALGTGAIKVKVSPRVVAPIGALVEGVGKLFGAYPPLNREKAREAKEAWVASSAKARMAFGYAPEVPLAEGMRETVAWYRAEGWL; encoded by the coding sequence ATGCGCACCGTCTTCCTCACCGGCGGGACCGGCTTTGTCGGCAGCCACGTCGCCGAAGAGTTCAAGAGGCGCGGCTGGAGCGTGCGCGCGCTCGTCCGCTCCGACCCGAAGTGGCTGACCGGCCTGGGCGTCGAGACCGTCCGCGGCGACCTCTCCGACCTCCACGCCCTCGCGCAAGCGGCCTCTGGCGCCGAGGTCGTCGTCCACGCTGCCGCGCTGACGCGCGCGCCCACGCTGGACGAACTGCGTGAGGCCAACGTGGTGGGCACGCTGCGGCTTCTGGACGCTTGCGCGAGCGCGTCCAAACCGCCCGAGCGCGTCGTGATCGTGAGCAGCCTCGCCGCGGTCGGTCCGAGCGGCGCGCGGCCTCTGGCGGAGGGCGACCCGCTGCGGCCGATTTCGAACTACGGCCGCTCCAAGGCCGAGATGGAAGAGCGCGTTGCCGCCCACCCCCTCGCGGACCGCGTGACGATCGTGCGCCCGCCCGCCGTCTACGGACCGCGCGAGGCCGACATCTACACCGTGATCAAGACCGCCGCCCGCCAGAGGCTCTTCCCCATTGTGGGCGACGCACACGCTCGGACGCTGGACCTGGTCTTCGTGCGCGACCTGGCGCGCGGGATCGTGGACGCAGCCGAAACGCCAGAGGCCGCGGGGGAAACGTTTTTCCTAGGGGGCGAGGCGCATTCGTGGAACGAGATCCATCGCGAGGTGACCGCTGCGCTCGGGACGGGCGCGATCAAGGTCAAGGTTTCGCCGCGGGTCGTCGCGCCCATCGGCGCACTCGTAGAGGGCGTCGGCAAATTGTTCGGAGCGTACCCGCCGCTCAACCGCGAAAAGGCGCGAGAGGCTAAAGAGGCGTGGGTGGCGTCGTCGGCGAAGGCGCGGATGGCCTTCGGCTACGCGCCCGAGGTGCCTCTGGCGGAGGGCATGCGCGAGACCGTGGCGTGGTACCGCGCCGAAGGCTGGCTGTAG
- a CDS encoding NFACT RNA binding domain-containing protein, translating into MGKRDGAKHDGWDTHEVDGFEILVGLSAKENDRLTLRVADPLDVWMHAAGCPGSHVIVRNPDKLDVLPRPVLQRAAALAVKHSKAKNASGKVSVHVCRACDVSKRRGAPAGQVQLKRYDTLKVYAAD; encoded by the coding sequence ATGGGCAAACGAGACGGCGCCAAGCACGACGGCTGGGACACGCATGAGGTCGACGGCTTCGAGATCCTCGTGGGGCTGAGCGCAAAGGAGAATGACCGCCTCACGCTGCGAGTGGCAGACCCGCTCGATGTCTGGATGCACGCCGCCGGCTGCCCCGGCAGTCACGTGATCGTTCGCAATCCGGACAAGCTGGACGTGCTCCCGCGCCCGGTCTTGCAGCGCGCCGCCGCGCTCGCGGTGAAGCACTCGAAGGCGAAAAACGCCAGCGGCAAAGTGAGCGTCCACGTCTGTCGCGCGTGCGACGTGTCCAAGCGGCGCGGCGCCCCCGCCGGGCAGGTCCAGCTCAAGCGCTACGACACGCTCAAGGTCTACGCCGCCGACTGA
- the dacB gene encoding D-alanyl-D-alanine carboxypeptidase/D-alanyl-D-alanine endopeptidase produces MRLLRRPFLFLAPLALAAVGIVAWPQASVADPLQADSVSASVDSAVTSPARVSDAEMATILAEILDDPDLPRAIWGIHVQDLTTSRTLLARNADLTLLPASTMKLLTTATALDALGPDFRYTTQLFHFGDEVGGTLRGDLVIRGAGDPTFGSEWVSADPLKNWAEALYEAGVRRVEGRIIGDDDRFEDAAYAEGWDVSHIATESYAPASGGLAWGDNLMAVRFRGGEVSVDPPGFVEFVTDLAAERRGGGRLRVGRTVGTNKVTLSGTIQLPVENPTLYAATAFADRLADAGIAVDAAIVDVDEMATAPSYEGAEPLRAYVSPPLREIVQRINRKSDNLYAEHLFRTLSSNGSTEASARRVKDFLASAGAQTDGLNIVDGSGLSRKDMITPEAMGALLARMNQHPASGAFRQSLPQGGGAGSTLRNRMRNVPVRAKTGSLQAVRALAGYVEGPRGQTLAFVLMANNYTAPDRNITQAMDRIVDALASGERPPADEE; encoded by the coding sequence ATGCGCTTGCTCCGCCGCCCGTTTCTCTTCCTCGCGCCTCTGGCGCTCGCCGCCGTCGGCATCGTCGCGTGGCCACAGGCCTCCGTCGCCGACCCGCTCCAGGCCGACAGCGTGTCGGCCTCGGTCGACAGCGCCGTCACGTCGCCCGCGCGCGTGTCCGACGCGGAGATGGCCACCATCCTGGCGGAGATCTTGGACGACCCGGACCTGCCGCGCGCCATCTGGGGCATCCACGTGCAGGACCTCACCACCAGCCGGACGCTGCTCGCGCGCAATGCCGACCTCACGCTGCTGCCCGCGAGCACGATGAAGCTGCTCACGACCGCGACGGCCCTGGACGCGCTCGGCCCCGACTTCCGCTACACGACGCAGCTCTTCCACTTCGGCGACGAGGTCGGCGGCACGCTCCGCGGCGACCTCGTCATCCGTGGCGCCGGGGATCCCACGTTTGGCAGCGAATGGGTCAGCGCGGACCCGCTGAAGAACTGGGCCGAGGCGCTCTACGAGGCGGGCGTGCGGCGCGTCGAAGGCCGCATCATCGGCGACGACGACCGCTTCGAGGACGCGGCGTACGCCGAGGGCTGGGACGTGAGCCACATCGCGACCGAGAGCTACGCGCCGGCCTCTGGCGGGCTGGCATGGGGCGACAACCTCATGGCCGTCCGCTTCCGAGGCGGCGAGGTCAGCGTGGACCCGCCGGGCTTTGTCGAGTTCGTGACCGATCTCGCGGCCGAGCGGCGCGGCGGCGGGCGGCTCCGCGTGGGCCGGACGGTCGGCACCAACAAGGTCACGCTCTCCGGCACGATCCAACTCCCCGTCGAGAACCCCACGCTCTACGCCGCGACGGCCTTCGCAGACCGCCTGGCCGACGCGGGCATCGCCGTGGACGCGGCGATCGTGGACGTGGACGAGATGGCGACCGCGCCCAGCTACGAGGGCGCCGAGCCGCTCCGCGCCTACGTCTCGCCGCCGCTCCGGGAGATCGTGCAGCGCATCAACCGCAAAAGCGACAACCTGTACGCTGAGCACCTTTTCCGGACGCTCTCGTCCAACGGCTCTACCGAAGCCTCGGCGCGTCGCGTCAAGGACTTCCTCGCGAGCGCCGGCGCGCAGACTGACGGCCTCAACATCGTGGACGGCTCGGGCCTCTCGCGCAAGGACATGATCACGCCAGAGGCCATGGGCGCGCTCCTGGCGCGCATGAACCAGCACCCGGCTTCGGGCGCGTTCCGCCAGTCGCTGCCGCAGGGCGGGGGCGCGGGGTCCACGCTGCGCAACCGCATGCGCAACGTTCCGGTTCGGGCCAAGACGGGCTCGCTGCAAGCCGTCCGCGCGCTCGCGGGCTACGTCGAGGGGCCGCGCGGCCAGACGCTCGCGTTTGTGCTGATGGCGAACAACTACACCGCGCCCGACCGCAACATCACGCAGGCGATGGACCGCATCGTGGACGCGCTGGCCTCTGGCGAGCGGCCGCCGGCGGACGAGGAGTGA
- a CDS encoding YkgJ family cysteine cluster protein, which produces MYRLPVVPKTRRDSFSYRCNGCGRCCHGKQISVGPYEVARLAEALGVSTSEALATSVDPETSTLRWTDGGVCVHYDAGRCAVHAGRPLACRLYPLGWITMPGGAEMFIPVEPHPESAGVYGEAGDVEGYLQAQGVPPYARRSVQYEAVALRAAGALDDDGADPGAPPPVSDVDAAVRTDCDARDVPVPESVEDRVDLHLALLHRWLDAAGAPPATS; this is translated from the coding sequence GTGTACCGCCTACCCGTCGTCCCCAAGACCCGGCGCGACTCTTTCTCGTACCGGTGCAACGGCTGCGGCCGCTGCTGCCACGGAAAGCAGATCTCGGTCGGCCCCTACGAGGTCGCGCGGCTCGCCGAAGCGCTGGGCGTCTCCACGTCCGAGGCCCTCGCGACAAGCGTCGACCCCGAAACGAGCACGCTGCGCTGGACCGATGGCGGCGTGTGCGTGCACTACGACGCCGGGCGGTGCGCCGTCCACGCGGGGCGACCTCTGGCGTGCCGCCTCTACCCGCTCGGGTGGATCACGATGCCCGGGGGCGCCGAGATGTTTATCCCGGTAGAGCCGCACCCCGAGTCGGCCGGGGTCTACGGCGAGGCTGGAGACGTAGAGGGCTACCTGCAGGCGCAGGGCGTGCCGCCTTATGCGCGCCGTTCGGTTCAGTACGAGGCCGTCGCCCTCCGCGCCGCTGGCGCGCTCGACGATGACGGCGCCGACCCCGGCGCTCCGCCCCCGGTCTCCGACGTGGACGCCGCCGTCCGCACCGACTGCGACGCCAGAGACGTCCCCGTTCCCGAGAGCGTAGAGGACCGCGTAGACCTCCACCTTGCCCTGCTCCACCGCTGGCTCGACGCCGCAGGCGCGCCCCCGGCCACCTCCTGA
- a CDS encoding bacteriorhodopsin, whose protein sequence is MSLETLLYTVYIASMAAGALLFLSWMRDPKGVPVWEYIVAALIPVWSGLAYLAMALGLGTAEIAGQTTYWARYADWVVTTPLLLTALWMTAVTRSDKSKHVPLLLGLVSADIIMILCGLVGDLSSGPARYVYFGIGVAALVVVFALTWGPLRRVAEQDPEIGGIYRKVAAYLALFWIGYPLTWILGPSGLGIVGQTVDTTLFILLPIFSKVGFSIVDLGMLRAAGGTGCAAHE, encoded by the coding sequence ATGTCGCTCGAAACCCTCCTGTATACCGTCTACATCGCCAGCATGGCGGCAGGCGCCCTGTTGTTCCTCTCGTGGATGCGCGACCCGAAGGGCGTGCCCGTCTGGGAGTACATCGTGGCTGCGCTGATCCCCGTCTGGTCCGGACTGGCGTACCTCGCGATGGCGCTCGGATTGGGCACGGCAGAGATCGCCGGTCAGACGACCTACTGGGCCCGGTATGCGGACTGGGTGGTGACCACACCGCTGCTCTTGACGGCGCTGTGGATGACGGCCGTCACGCGGAGCGACAAGAGCAAGCACGTCCCCCTCCTGCTCGGACTCGTCAGCGCGGACATCATCATGATCCTGTGCGGGCTCGTGGGCGACCTCTCGTCTGGACCGGCGCGCTACGTCTACTTCGGCATCGGCGTGGCCGCGCTTGTCGTCGTGTTCGCGCTCACGTGGGGGCCGCTCCGGCGCGTGGCCGAGCAGGACCCCGAGATCGGTGGCATCTACCGGAAGGTGGCGGCGTACCTCGCTTTGTTCTGGATCGGCTACCCGCTCACGTGGATCCTCGGGCCGTCGGGATTGGGCATCGTGGGACAGACGGTGGACACCACGTTGTTCATCCTGCTGCCCATCTTTTCCAAGGTCGGCTTCAGCATCGTTGACCTCGGAATGCTCCGGGCCGCTGGCGGCACAGGCTGCGCGGCGCATGAGTAA
- a CDS encoding alpha,alpha-trehalose-phosphate synthase (UDP-forming): MPLVLLANRAPIRQTPTGWEAALGGLASALLPVLEDRGGAWVAMREPEDGAPLMQPYPEASPTFTVHRVPLEEEEFKDYYNGMSNQVLWPLAHYLVNHVAPERAFRGAYRAVNRRFAEAALAAAAEVSSAPPATSGASGDADPVQFWIQDYHLMLVPELIRQRRPGARIGHFWHIPWPAPEVFRILPSARELLRGMLGADLVGFHTDGDAENFRESARDLVGATVEGHDVLWEGRRVRAERHPIGIDVEKFEAFGHDAHIAQEADTFRREIFADHIVLGIDRLDYTKGLLLRLEAFERFLESYPEMHGHVAMFQIATPSRTGIPAYAQLKRKVEQAVGRINGRFAEGAWTPIHYRYRAYTQQELAALYRAADVALVTPLRDGMNLVAHEFGAISGAAMDDGAQPGVLILSELAGASDYLDGAVCVNPYDTDGLARVLRAAIDLPLAEKRRRLSLVREAVRGLDVHAWAARFLDRLGESQPVASSQ; the protein is encoded by the coding sequence ATGCCGCTCGTCCTGCTCGCCAACCGCGCACCCATCCGGCAAACGCCCACGGGCTGGGAGGCCGCCCTGGGAGGCCTCGCCTCGGCCCTGCTGCCCGTTCTGGAAGACCGCGGCGGCGCGTGGGTCGCCATGCGAGAGCCCGAGGACGGCGCGCCCCTCATGCAGCCGTACCCCGAAGCGAGCCCGACGTTTACCGTCCACCGGGTGCCGTTGGAAGAGGAGGAGTTCAAGGACTACTACAACGGGATGTCCAATCAGGTGCTGTGGCCGCTGGCGCATTACCTGGTCAACCATGTGGCGCCGGAGCGGGCTTTCCGCGGCGCCTACCGCGCCGTCAACCGCCGCTTCGCTGAGGCCGCGCTCGCCGCAGCCGCCGAGGTCTCCAGCGCTCCCCCCGCGACGAGCGGAGCCTCTGGCGACGCGGACCCGGTCCAGTTCTGGATTCAGGACTACCACCTCATGCTTGTGCCGGAGTTGATCCGCCAGAGGCGGCCTGGCGCCCGCATCGGGCACTTCTGGCACATCCCCTGGCCCGCGCCCGAGGTGTTCCGCATCCTCCCCTCCGCCCGCGAGCTCCTGCGCGGGATGCTCGGTGCCGACCTCGTCGGCTTCCACACCGACGGCGACGCGGAGAACTTCCGCGAGTCCGCGCGCGACCTCGTCGGCGCGACCGTAGAGGGGCACGACGTGCTCTGGGAGGGGCGCCGCGTCCGCGCCGAGCGCCACCCCATCGGCATCGACGTGGAGAAGTTCGAGGCCTTCGGCCACGACGCCCACATCGCGCAAGAGGCTGACACCTTCCGGCGGGAGATCTTCGCAGACCACATCGTGCTCGGCATCGACCGCCTGGACTACACGAAGGGGCTCCTGCTCCGGCTGGAAGCCTTCGAGCGCTTTCTGGAGTCCTACCCGGAGATGCACGGCCACGTCGCCATGTTTCAGATCGCGACGCCGAGCCGCACAGGGATTCCGGCCTACGCGCAACTCAAGCGCAAGGTGGAGCAGGCCGTGGGCCGCATCAACGGGCGCTTCGCGGAGGGCGCGTGGACGCCCATCCACTACCGCTACCGCGCGTACACGCAGCAAGAGCTCGCCGCGCTCTACCGCGCCGCCGACGTGGCGCTCGTGACGCCTCTGCGCGACGGGATGAACCTCGTCGCCCACGAGTTCGGCGCCATCTCCGGCGCGGCCATGGACGACGGCGCTCAGCCGGGCGTCCTCATCCTCAGCGAGCTAGCCGGCGCCTCCGACTACCTCGACGGCGCCGTCTGCGTCAACCCCTACGACACCGACGGACTGGCTCGCGTCCTCCGCGCCGCCATCGACCTGCCTCTCGCGGAAAAGCGCCGCCGCCTCTCGCTCGTGCGGGAGGCCGTGCGCGGCCTTGACGTCCACGCCTGGGCCGCTCGCTTCCTGGACCGGCTAGGGGAAAGCCAGCCAGTAGCCAGTAGCCAGTAG
- a CDS encoding NADP-dependent oxidoreductase: MRAVRFHDFGPPSVLRVEEAPDPEIEDDLLLVRVAATGLNPIDTDIRGGRVSGVLTGTPPRGLGVEVAGTVVRSGPLASRYREGDRVIGTMPTFKGEGYAEFVALPEEDAAPWPQNLSAPEAASMPLAALTALQALRAKGGLRARHRVLIHGASGGVGTMAVQIAALLGGEVVATASAEHLDLVRSLGAHEAVDYRAEDVTRRDGFDLVFDVAGTLPFGLARPMLRSAGAYITTQVSPGVVTRTVLQKAMPGPVMAYSQAAPDGPALEWLATLFASGAARVVMDRTFAMDEAPQAHAHLEGPHGPGKCALIVDESQ, from the coding sequence ATGCGCGCCGTTCGTTTCCACGACTTCGGCCCGCCGTCCGTGCTCCGCGTCGAGGAAGCGCCCGACCCCGAGATCGAGGACGACCTGCTGCTCGTCCGCGTGGCCGCGACGGGGCTCAACCCGATCGATACCGACATCCGCGGTGGGCGCGTCTCCGGGGTTTTGACGGGCACGCCGCCGCGCGGGCTCGGCGTCGAGGTGGCAGGCACCGTCGTGCGGTCGGGGCCTCTGGCGAGCCGCTACCGCGAAGGCGACCGTGTGATCGGCACGATGCCGACGTTTAAGGGCGAGGGCTACGCCGAGTTCGTCGCGTTGCCTGAGGAGGACGCCGCGCCGTGGCCCCAGAACCTCTCGGCGCCAGAGGCCGCGTCCATGCCTCTGGCGGCGCTGACCGCACTCCAAGCCCTCCGCGCGAAGGGAGGCCTCCGCGCGCGGCACCGCGTGCTCATCCACGGCGCCTCTGGCGGCGTGGGCACGATGGCGGTGCAGATCGCGGCTCTGCTCGGCGGCGAGGTGGTGGCAACCGCGAGCGCGGAGCACCTAGACCTGGTGCGGAGCCTCGGCGCGCACGAGGCCGTGGACTACCGCGCCGAGGACGTCACGCGCCGCGATGGCTTCGACCTCGTGTTCGACGTGGCGGGCACGCTCCCGTTCGGCCTCGCGCGGCCCATGCTCCGCTCGGCGGGCGCCTACATCACGACCCAAGTCAGCCCCGGCGTCGTCACGCGGACGGTTTTGCAGAAGGCCATGCCCGGCCCGGTGATGGCGTACTCCCAGGCCGCCCCGGACGGCCCCGCGCTGGAATGGCTCGCCACCCTTTTCGCCTCTGGCGCGGCGCGCGTCGTCATGGACCGCACGTTCGCGATGGACGAGGCGCCCCAAGCGCACGCGCACCTCGAAGGCCCCCACGGCCCCGGCAAATGCGCGCTGATCGTGGACGAGAGCCAGTAG
- a CDS encoding DUF3098 domain-containing protein, translated as MAKRSSKKRATKTAPAARRGPRSARMPFERRNYVLLLGAIALIVVGYVLMLVDNAVSDNPVDSALSLTVAPLLLLGGYLGVIWAVLSGVQTPEASGADASDATPAEA; from the coding sequence ATGGCCAAGCGTTCCTCTAAAAAGCGCGCGACGAAAACCGCGCCCGCCGCCCGCCGCGGCCCGCGCTCGGCTCGGATGCCCTTCGAGCGCCGCAACTACGTCTTGCTGCTCGGTGCCATTGCCCTGATCGTGGTGGGGTACGTGCTCATGCTGGTGGACAACGCCGTGAGTGACAACCCGGTCGACAGCGCGCTTTCGCTGACGGTCGCACCGTTGCTGCTGCTCGGCGGCTACCTCGGCGTGATCTGGGCCGTGCTCTCCGGCGTGCAAACGCCCGAGGCCTCTGGCGCCGACGCCAGCGACGCCACGCCCGCCGAGGCATGA
- a CDS encoding CDC48 family AAA ATPase, which produces MAEVPTAPDRTDTVRLQVAGAQNPDVGKGVARINAESLAALGLAPGAIVALTGKRTTPAIALPPYSADAGLDIIRLDGLLRANAGVGMGDHVEIAPAQVQPAKKVVLAPAQQGVRLQGSGRALLRTLMGRPLASGDVVSTSVYRQGAGPEGGNLPGMPPDLYRQLFGQQRGFGLQEIRLVVTQSNPRGIVQVTEETEIELLPEYAEPESGEGPVGITYDDIGGLGDTVDQVREMIELPLKHPELFSRLGIDPPKGVLLYGPPGTGKTLLAKAVANETNAHFLVINGPEIMGRYYGESEGRLREVFEEAEQNAPAIIFIDEIDSIAPARDETGEAERRVVAQLLTLLDGLESRGNVVVIGATNRPDSIDPALRRPGRFDREIVIGVPDTSGRRQILDIHTRGMPLAEDVDLDTLARTTYGFVGADLGALAREAAISALRRILPEIDLEQDEIPGEVLDELIVTADDFTDATRRVQPSALREIQIQVPNVGWKDIGGLEEVKMQLREGVELPLQQPEAFKKLGIRPAKGFLLYGPPGNGKTLLAKAVAREAEANFVSTKSSDLLSKWVGESEKQVSRLFQRARQVAPTVIFIDEIDALAPARGSGIGDSNVTERVVNTLLAEMDGLEDMQGVVVLAATNRPTLLDPALLRPGRFDEIVYVPVPDQEGRRVILGIQTGKMPLATDVDLDALAERTERFSGADLENLVRKAGLLTLRAGGEEVAMGAFDEALKTTRPSVTPEAEKEYERMQRELRQEDPRGNRSIGFQIAPETENGQ; this is translated from the coding sequence ATGGCCGAAGTCCCGACCGCCCCCGACCGCACCGACACCGTCCGCCTCCAGGTGGCCGGCGCCCAGAACCCCGACGTCGGCAAGGGCGTCGCCCGCATCAACGCTGAAAGCTTGGCCGCGCTTGGCCTCGCGCCAGGGGCCATCGTGGCCCTCACCGGCAAGCGCACCACGCCCGCCATCGCGCTCCCGCCGTACAGCGCCGATGCCGGGCTGGACATCATCCGGCTGGATGGCCTCTTGCGCGCCAACGCCGGCGTCGGCATGGGCGACCACGTCGAGATCGCGCCTGCCCAGGTGCAGCCCGCGAAGAAAGTCGTGCTCGCGCCCGCCCAGCAGGGCGTGCGGTTGCAAGGTTCGGGTCGCGCGCTTCTGCGCACGCTTATGGGCCGCCCGCTGGCCTCTGGCGACGTCGTCAGCACCAGCGTCTACCGCCAGGGCGCGGGCCCCGAAGGCGGCAACCTGCCCGGGATGCCGCCCGACCTGTACCGCCAACTCTTTGGCCAGCAGCGCGGCTTCGGTCTGCAAGAAATCCGACTTGTCGTCACCCAGAGCAACCCGCGCGGGATCGTGCAGGTGACCGAGGAGACCGAGATCGAGTTGCTCCCCGAGTACGCCGAGCCCGAGAGCGGCGAAGGCCCCGTCGGCATCACGTACGACGACATCGGCGGCCTGGGCGACACGGTCGATCAGGTGCGCGAGATGATCGAACTTCCGCTCAAGCACCCCGAGTTGTTCTCGCGGCTCGGCATCGACCCACCCAAGGGCGTGCTGCTCTACGGCCCGCCCGGAACGGGCAAAACGCTGCTCGCAAAGGCCGTCGCGAACGAGACCAACGCGCACTTTCTCGTCATCAACGGCCCCGAGATCATGGGCCGCTACTACGGCGAGAGCGAGGGCCGCTTGCGCGAGGTGTTCGAGGAGGCGGAGCAGAACGCGCCCGCCATCATCTTTATCGACGAGATCGACTCCATCGCGCCCGCGCGCGACGAGACCGGCGAGGCCGAGCGCCGCGTCGTGGCCCAGCTTCTGACCCTTCTCGACGGGCTCGAATCGCGCGGCAACGTCGTCGTGATCGGCGCGACGAACCGGCCGGACTCCATCGACCCCGCGCTGCGCCGTCCGGGCCGCTTCGACCGCGAGATCGTGATCGGCGTGCCCGACACGAGCGGTCGCCGTCAGATCCTCGACATCCACACCCGCGGGATGCCTCTGGCGGAGGACGTGGACTTGGACACGCTCGCGCGGACGACCTACGGATTCGTCGGCGCCGACCTCGGTGCCCTCGCGCGAGAGGCCGCGATCAGCGCGCTCCGCCGCATCCTGCCCGAGATCGACTTGGAGCAGGACGAGATCCCGGGCGAAGTCCTGGACGAACTGATCGTCACCGCCGACGACTTCACCGACGCCACGCGCCGCGTGCAGCCGAGCGCGCTCCGCGAGATCCAGATCCAGGTGCCCAACGTGGGCTGGAAGGACATCGGCGGCTTAGAAGAGGTCAAGATGCAGCTTCGCGAAGGCGTCGAGCTTCCGCTTCAGCAGCCCGAAGCGTTCAAAAAGCTCGGCATCCGGCCCGCGAAGGGCTTCCTGCTCTACGGCCCTCCCGGGAACGGCAAGACGCTTCTGGCCAAGGCCGTCGCGCGAGAGGCCGAGGCCAACTTCGTGTCCACGAAGTCCAGCGACCTGCTGAGCAAGTGGGTCGGCGAAAGCGAAAAGCAGGTCAGCCGCCTCTTCCAGCGCGCCCGCCAGGTGGCTCCTACGGTTATCTTTATCGACGAGATCGACGCGCTCGCCCCCGCCAGAGGCTCCGGCATCGGCGACTCGAACGTGACCGAGCGCGTGGTGAACACGCTGCTGGCGGAGATGGACGGGCTGGAGGACATGCAGGGCGTCGTCGTCCTCGCGGCCACCAACCGGCCGACGCTGCTGGACCCGGCACTCTTACGCCCCGGCCGCTTCGACGAGATCGTCTACGTCCCGGTCCCGGACCAGGAGGGCCGCCGCGTCATCCTCGGCATCCAGACCGGCAAGATGCCTCTGGCGACCGACGTCGACCTCGACGCCCTCGCCGAGCGCACCGAGCGTTTTTCCGGCGCCGACCTGGAAAACCTCGTCCGCAAGGCAGGCCTGCTCACGCTCCGCGCCGGAGGCGAGGAGGTCGCCATGGGCGCCTTCGACGAAGCCCTCAAGACCACGCGCCCGAGCGTGACGCCAGAGGCCGAGAAGGAGTACGAGCGGATGCAGCGCGAGCTCCGGCAGGAGGACCCGCGCGGCAACCGGTCCATCGGCTTTCAGATCGCGCCAGAGACCGAGAACGGCCAGTAG
- a CDS encoding SEC-C metal-binding domain-containing protein, translating to MDVARNAPCPCGSGQKYKNCCAGKSSGIGRNGAGIIIGLVLLVGVLIAGAAVSGAGDGPQGEGAPGQVWSEEHGHWH from the coding sequence ATGGACGTCGCCCGCAACGCACCCTGCCCCTGCGGCAGCGGACAGAAGTACAAAAACTGCTGCGCTGGGAAATCAAGCGGCATCGGTCGGAACGGGGCGGGGATCATCATCGGCCTCGTGCTCCTCGTCGGCGTGCTGATCGCGGGCGCTGCGGTCTCGGGCGCCGGCGATGGGCCACAGGGCGAGGGCGCGCCCGGCCAAGTATGGTCCGAGGAGCACGGGCACTGGCACTAG